One segment of Primulina tabacum isolate GXHZ01 chromosome 14, ASM2559414v2, whole genome shotgun sequence DNA contains the following:
- the LOC142524835 gene encoding uncharacterized protein LOC142524835 isoform X1 codes for MEGCIVGLMAWVYERVPMLGEPRVLHCFPRLFKWVESKIPVNPIGAEAALMAVRSNKIVPIKPFEEEKKLVDDTERIVEVQSRYNDSELLEHIKRLENEIKVLKEKNEVVEDDTTQFVFKDATHMYDEGHTEQDVDGHVDAAVEILNEVVENKVKTNTEDNVKVESYVRVFVDEVEMNTNSGDNVHVGTDIGEGKEMIIFNPKSSIVKTVQKRTDRLKKRKHPDYLTPPSMTPKRKRKQESSLVLNLDDIDVKGIAESAVEESLQEFRGRRDYDGHDQISKEERDIIEKYLCGDILGGVVWQDDDVILHGHELLLCLFGSELRSDLIHAYFNTLSNRKHKYGHDIYCMSPNVQINVIRMLEKMKQKRVKDKDFSEFTSQLDGSTLSKLSELNKEVLERCKHIIFPISYRAHWILLGYTRGDQYFTLRDSLSGPVYKGAAKKIAKFMSGYLWNVKNCDVGKGEVIALKCRQQGNDLNCGVYVCLWDECFARDNPTFWNEE; via the exons ATGGAAGGTTGCATTGTTGGATTGATG GCTTGGGTGTATGAAAGAGTTCCTATGCTTGGTGAACCGCGTGTTTTACATTGCTTTCCTCGTTTATTCAAGTGGGTAGAGAGCAAGATTCCCGTGAATCCTATAGGGGCAGAGGCTGCTTTAATGGCTGTGAGATCGAACAAG ATTGTGCCTATCAAACCATTTGAGGAGGAAAAAAAACTCGTTGATGATACAGAGAGGATTGTTGAG GTTCAGTCTCGATACAATGATTCAGAATTGTTGGAGCATATAAAAAGGCTTGAAAATGAGATTAAAGTGTTGAAGGAAAAAAATGAAGTGGTTGAAGATGATACAACCCAATTTGTCTTCAAGGATGCGACACATATGTATGATGAAGGTCATACCGAGCAAGATGTGGATGGACATGTTGATGCTGCAGTTGAAATTTTGAATGAAGTGGTTGAGAACAAAGTGAAAACGAACACAGAAGACAACGTTAAAGTGGAGAGTTATGTGAGAGTGTTTGTGGACGAAGTGGAAATGAACACAAATTCTGGAGACAACGTGCACGTAGGTACTGACATTGGAGAAGGGAaagaaatgattatttttaatccaAAATCATCAATTGTGAAGACGGTTCAAAAAAGAACAGATCGGTTGAAAAAGAGAAAACATCCTGACTATTTGACACCTCCTAGTATGACCCCAAAGCGCAAGAGAAAACAAGAATCATCACTCGTATTGAATCTg gatgatattgatgttaaaGGTATAGCTGAAAGTGCTGTAGAGGAATCTTTGCAGGAGTTCCGAGGAAGACGTGACTATGATGGTCATGATCAGATATCAAAGGAAGAGAGAGACATAATTGAAAAGTACTTATGCGGGGATATTTTGGG TGGTGTAGTTTGGCAAGATGATGACGTGATATTGCATGGGCACGAGTTGCTGCTTTGTTTGTTTGGCAGCGAACTACGATCTGACCTTATTCATGCCTATTTCAATACTTTGAGCAATAGAAAACATAAATATGGGCATGACATATACTGCATGTCTCCCAATGTACAG ATTAACGTGATTCGGATGCTCGAGAAAATGAAGCAGAAGAGGGTCAAAGATAAAGATTTTTCTGAATTTACATCACAGTTGGACGGAAGTACATTGAGCAAGTTGTCTGAACTGAACAAAGAGGTTCTAGAACGCTGTAAGCACATAATTTTCCCGATTAGTTACAGAGCACATTGGATCTTGCTCGGGTATACTCGAGGCGATCAGTATTTCACACTAAGGGATTCTCTTAGTGGTCCTGTTTACAAAGGTGCAGCCAAGAAAATT GCCAAATTTATGTCTGGATATCTTTGGAATGTGAAAAATTGTGATGTTGGCAAAGGTGAAGTGATTGCGTTAAAATGTAGGCAACAAGGAAATGATTTGAATTGTGGTGTTTATGTTTGTCTATGGGATGAATGTTTTGCTAGAGATAACCCGACATTTTGGAATGAAGAATAG
- the LOC142524835 gene encoding uncharacterized protein LOC142524835 isoform X3, with protein sequence MEGCIVGLMAWVYERVPMLGEPRVLHCFPRLFKWVESKIPVNPIGAEAALMAVRSNKIVPIKPFEEEKKLVDDTERIVEVQSRYNDSELLEHIKRLENEIKVLKEKNEVVEDDTTQFVFKDATHMYDEGHTEQDVDGHVDAAVEILNEVVENKVKTNTEDNVKVESYVRVFVDEVEMNTNSGDNVHVGTDIGEGKEMIIFNPKSSIVKTVQKRTDRLKKRKHPDYLTPPSMTPKRKRKQESSLVLNLDDIDVKGIAESAVEESLQEFRGRRDYDGHDQISKEERDIIENGVVWQDDDVILHGHELLLCLFGSELRSDLIHAYFNTLSNRKHKYGHDIYCMSPNVQINVIRMLEKMKQKRVKDKDFSEFTSQLDGSTLSKLSELNKEVLERCKHIIFPISYRAHWILLGYTRGDQYFTLRDSLSGPVYKGAAKKIAKFMSGYLWNVKNCDVGKGEVIALKCRQQGNDLNCGVYVCLWDECFARDNPTFWNEE encoded by the exons ATGGAAGGTTGCATTGTTGGATTGATG GCTTGGGTGTATGAAAGAGTTCCTATGCTTGGTGAACCGCGTGTTTTACATTGCTTTCCTCGTTTATTCAAGTGGGTAGAGAGCAAGATTCCCGTGAATCCTATAGGGGCAGAGGCTGCTTTAATGGCTGTGAGATCGAACAAG ATTGTGCCTATCAAACCATTTGAGGAGGAAAAAAAACTCGTTGATGATACAGAGAGGATTGTTGAG GTTCAGTCTCGATACAATGATTCAGAATTGTTGGAGCATATAAAAAGGCTTGAAAATGAGATTAAAGTGTTGAAGGAAAAAAATGAAGTGGTTGAAGATGATACAACCCAATTTGTCTTCAAGGATGCGACACATATGTATGATGAAGGTCATACCGAGCAAGATGTGGATGGACATGTTGATGCTGCAGTTGAAATTTTGAATGAAGTGGTTGAGAACAAAGTGAAAACGAACACAGAAGACAACGTTAAAGTGGAGAGTTATGTGAGAGTGTTTGTGGACGAAGTGGAAATGAACACAAATTCTGGAGACAACGTGCACGTAGGTACTGACATTGGAGAAGGGAaagaaatgattatttttaatccaAAATCATCAATTGTGAAGACGGTTCAAAAAAGAACAGATCGGTTGAAAAAGAGAAAACATCCTGACTATTTGACACCTCCTAGTATGACCCCAAAGCGCAAGAGAAAACAAGAATCATCACTCGTATTGAATCTg gatgatattgatgttaaaGGTATAGCTGAAAGTGCTGTAGAGGAATCTTTGCAGGAGTTCCGAGGAAGACGTGACTATGATGGTCATGATCAGATATCAAAGGAAGAGAGAGACATAATTGAAAA TGGTGTAGTTTGGCAAGATGATGACGTGATATTGCATGGGCACGAGTTGCTGCTTTGTTTGTTTGGCAGCGAACTACGATCTGACCTTATTCATGCCTATTTCAATACTTTGAGCAATAGAAAACATAAATATGGGCATGACATATACTGCATGTCTCCCAATGTACAG ATTAACGTGATTCGGATGCTCGAGAAAATGAAGCAGAAGAGGGTCAAAGATAAAGATTTTTCTGAATTTACATCACAGTTGGACGGAAGTACATTGAGCAAGTTGTCTGAACTGAACAAAGAGGTTCTAGAACGCTGTAAGCACATAATTTTCCCGATTAGTTACAGAGCACATTGGATCTTGCTCGGGTATACTCGAGGCGATCAGTATTTCACACTAAGGGATTCTCTTAGTGGTCCTGTTTACAAAGGTGCAGCCAAGAAAATT GCCAAATTTATGTCTGGATATCTTTGGAATGTGAAAAATTGTGATGTTGGCAAAGGTGAAGTGATTGCGTTAAAATGTAGGCAACAAGGAAATGATTTGAATTGTGGTGTTTATGTTTGTCTATGGGATGAATGTTTTGCTAGAGATAACCCGACATTTTGGAATGAAGAATAG
- the LOC142524835 gene encoding uncharacterized protein LOC142524835 isoform X2, which produces MEGCIVGLMAWVYERVPMLGEPRVLHCFPRLFKWVESKIPVNPIGAEAALMAVRSNKIVPIKPFEEEKKLVDDTERIVEVQSRYNDSELLEHIKRLENEIKVLKEKNEVVEDDTTQFVFKDATHMYDEGHTEQDVDGHVDAAVEILNEVVENKVKTNTEDNVKVESYVRVFVDEVEMNTNSGDNVHVGTDIGEGKEMIIFNPKSSIVKTVQKRTDRLKKRKHPDYLTPPSMTPKRKRKQESSLVLNLDDIDVKGIAESAVEESLQEFRGRRDYDGHDQISKEERDIIEKYLCGDILGGVVWQDDDVILHGHELLLCLFGSELRSDLIHAYFNTLSNRKHKYGHDIYCMSPNVQINVIRMLEKMKQKRVKDKDFSEFTSQLDGSTLSKLSELNKEVLERCKHIIFPISYRAHWILLGYTRGDQYFTLRDSLSGPVYKGAAKKIAKFMSGYLWNVKNCDVGKEITRHFGMKNRNTSMEGYRARIALAILSDERGLFKGFK; this is translated from the exons ATGGAAGGTTGCATTGTTGGATTGATG GCTTGGGTGTATGAAAGAGTTCCTATGCTTGGTGAACCGCGTGTTTTACATTGCTTTCCTCGTTTATTCAAGTGGGTAGAGAGCAAGATTCCCGTGAATCCTATAGGGGCAGAGGCTGCTTTAATGGCTGTGAGATCGAACAAG ATTGTGCCTATCAAACCATTTGAGGAGGAAAAAAAACTCGTTGATGATACAGAGAGGATTGTTGAG GTTCAGTCTCGATACAATGATTCAGAATTGTTGGAGCATATAAAAAGGCTTGAAAATGAGATTAAAGTGTTGAAGGAAAAAAATGAAGTGGTTGAAGATGATACAACCCAATTTGTCTTCAAGGATGCGACACATATGTATGATGAAGGTCATACCGAGCAAGATGTGGATGGACATGTTGATGCTGCAGTTGAAATTTTGAATGAAGTGGTTGAGAACAAAGTGAAAACGAACACAGAAGACAACGTTAAAGTGGAGAGTTATGTGAGAGTGTTTGTGGACGAAGTGGAAATGAACACAAATTCTGGAGACAACGTGCACGTAGGTACTGACATTGGAGAAGGGAaagaaatgattatttttaatccaAAATCATCAATTGTGAAGACGGTTCAAAAAAGAACAGATCGGTTGAAAAAGAGAAAACATCCTGACTATTTGACACCTCCTAGTATGACCCCAAAGCGCAAGAGAAAACAAGAATCATCACTCGTATTGAATCTg gatgatattgatgttaaaGGTATAGCTGAAAGTGCTGTAGAGGAATCTTTGCAGGAGTTCCGAGGAAGACGTGACTATGATGGTCATGATCAGATATCAAAGGAAGAGAGAGACATAATTGAAAAGTACTTATGCGGGGATATTTTGGG TGGTGTAGTTTGGCAAGATGATGACGTGATATTGCATGGGCACGAGTTGCTGCTTTGTTTGTTTGGCAGCGAACTACGATCTGACCTTATTCATGCCTATTTCAATACTTTGAGCAATAGAAAACATAAATATGGGCATGACATATACTGCATGTCTCCCAATGTACAG ATTAACGTGATTCGGATGCTCGAGAAAATGAAGCAGAAGAGGGTCAAAGATAAAGATTTTTCTGAATTTACATCACAGTTGGACGGAAGTACATTGAGCAAGTTGTCTGAACTGAACAAAGAGGTTCTAGAACGCTGTAAGCACATAATTTTCCCGATTAGTTACAGAGCACATTGGATCTTGCTCGGGTATACTCGAGGCGATCAGTATTTCACACTAAGGGATTCTCTTAGTGGTCCTGTTTACAAAGGTGCAGCCAAGAAAATT GCCAAATTTATGTCTGGATATCTTTGGAATGTGAAAAATTGTGATGTTGGCAAAG AGATAACCCGACATTTTGGAATGAAGAATAGGAATACTTCAATGGAAGGATATAGAGCTCGGATTGCTTTGGCGATTTTGTCTGATGAACGAGGCTTGTTCAAaggttttaaatga